The window CTATCTTGAAATTTTTTATAACAGGAAACGCAGACATGCTGGGATCGGCTATGTCTCACCGGAGCGATTTGAGCAGGACTATTACCATAAACAACAACTAGCTGCTTAACCTAAAAATGGGGTGTCCGTTTTTTGTGTAGCATTTCATCTAATTAATTGATTCTCGGCTAAATTTTACTCCACAACTTCATCTCCTCAACCCCACAATAAAGCACAGGCACCACAAATACGGTCAGTATTGCGATAGTCATGCCGCCGAATGAGGGAATCGCCATGGGTACCATGATGTCCGATCCTCGGCCTGTTGAGGTCAGGATTGGCAACAGGGCGAGGATGGTTGTGGCGGATGTCATCAGGGCGGGACGGATTCTACGTTGCGCTCCGTAAATGATTGCCTGTCTGATTTCGACTACTGATTCCATTTTGCGGCCTTTCTTACTTTCATCAAGGTAGGTCGCCATGATGACTCCGTCGTCGGAGGCAATACCGAACAGGGCCAGAAAGCCGACCCAGATGGCAACACTCAGGTTGATGGGGCTGACCTGAAAAAGTTCACGCATATCTGTGCCGAACATGGTGAAGTCCATGAACCATGGTTGCCCGTAGAGCCAGACCATGAGGAAGCCGCCGGACCATGCCACGAAGATTCCTGAAAAGACCATCAGAGTGGTGGCGATGGATTTGAATTGCAGATAAAGAATCAGCACGATGAAAAGCAGGGCCAGTGGCAGGATCACCGCCAACTTCTTCTGGGCCCGGATTTGATTTTCATAGCTTCCGGCAAATTCGTATGACACTCCAGCCGGAATGATTAATTCACCCGATTTGATTTTGGATTCCAGAAAGCTCTGGGCCTGTTCGACCACATCGACCTCGGCAAATCCGGGACGTTTATCAAAAAGCACGTAGCCGACGAGGAAGGTGTCCTCACTCTTGATAACCTGCGGGCCACGCACGTATTTGATCTCGGCAAGCTGGCTGAGGGGAATTTGTTCTCCGCCAGAAGCACTGACCAGAATATTGTTTATGGCGTCTATGTTATCCCGCAGTTCTCGCAGGTAGCGCACCCGCACCGGGTAACGCTCACGCCCCTCAACTGTGGTGGTGACCACCTTACCGCCCACTGCTATTTCAATCACATCCTGTACCTGTGAAAGCATAACTCCGTGCCTTGCAATGGCCTCACGGTCGATAATGATTTCAAGGTAAGGCTTGCCCACAATGCGATCAGCTATGACAGCTTCAGGCTGAACCGATCCGACCTGTTTGAGCAGTCTTTCAAGATCAAGGGCCACCTTTTCCAGAGTTTGCAGATCAGGTCCTTTGACCTTGATGCCCATGGGCGCACGCATACCGGATTGAAGCATGACTATGCGGGCCGCAATGGGTTGCAGTTTCGGGGCGGAGGTCACGCCGGGAACCTCTGCGGCCTTGACGATTTCATCCCAGATATCGTTGGGTGATTTGATGCCCTTCCATGCTTTACGGTCCGGGTTCAGGCCGGGGTTAAGTGCCGGACGCCAAATTCTATAAGGTTTGCCATCTGGATCAGGGATTAATTTACCGTTGTCATCGCGTTCAAAGTAGCCCTGAACGAGATAGGGATAGCCATCATTGGCAGGGACCAGCTTGCCACCAATATTGCGAAAAAAGTCATTCTGATCAGGATCGAATTTAAAGCGCAACCGCTCCCCGGATTGATCCACCAGATACTCTGACTTGTAATTAATGACCGTTTCGATCATGGAGATGGGGGCCGGATCAAGAGGTGTTTCTGCGCGCCCAAGCTTACCCACGGCAGAATCAACTTCCGGGATGGATTGGATCATCATGTCCTGTTTGCGCAGTACATCCATGGCCTCTCCGATTGAAGCATGAGGCATGGTTGTGGGCATGAACAGGAATGCACCTTCATCAAGATCGGGCATGAATTCCTTACCCAATCCGGGAAAAACGTGAGCCAGGTTTACATAGGGTGATGAGGATTTGATGGAGTCCGGTAAGAATCCTGTAAGATTGGCGAACCCGAGCCAGATGGAAAGTCCCAGCGTAACAACGATAGTAGGGAGGCTTAAAAAAAGAAGTTTGTGGTTTAGGCACCAACCGAGCATGCGGGGATATCCACGACGGAACAGGTAGAAGAAAAGCATCAGACCGCCGATGATTAGAGCAACGAACAGGTAGTTGTTGCTCATCCCTTTTTCAGGTCCCAATGGCAACCATGATTTGGTCAGCACATAGGCCACCATCAGAACTATGATCCATGTCTCAGCATAGTTTGCGTATTTGTGGAATTTTTCGGGGACAAAAGGAAGTGCGAGATGTTTTATACCAACGTAGATGAAGAACAGTCCGGCCCACCATTTGAGCAGCATGGAAACAGCGATCCCGCAGAGCAGGTAAAGTCCGGCTGTAATGTATGTACGCCTGCTCTTAAGAAATTTCTTTCGGGTAGTGAAAAGCAGTTCAGCCATGGGAGGCAAGATGGTCAGGGCTACGATAATCGAAGCCAACAAGGCGAAAGTTTTGGTGTAGGCCAGCGGTTTGAAAAGCTTACCTTCTGCCCCATCCATGGCGAAAACGGGCATGAAGCTGACTATAGTCGTGGCAACAGCGGTCATTACTGCGCTACCCACTTCAGCTGTGCCTTCATAAACAAGTTTTAACCTGCTTACGCCTTCTTTGCCCTGTTCAATCTTTTTGAGGATATTCTCGCAGATGATTATGCCCATATCGACCATGGTCCCGATGGCGATGGCGATTCCTGAAAGCGCGACAATATTCGCATCAACCTTGAAAACCCGCATGCCAATGAAGCACATAAGTACCGCAAGGGGCAGCAGCGAGGAGATGAGTAGTGAACTCTTAAGATGAATAACCGCGATAAGCACCACAATGATGGTGATCAGAATTTCCTCGGTCAGAGCAGTGTTGAGGGTTCCAAGGGTTTCATGGATCAACCCGGAGCGGTCATAAAAGGGAACGATTGTCAGCTTGCTTTCAGTACCATCAGGCAATATTTTTGAAGGCAGCCCCGGTGAAATGTCTTTGATCTTGTCCTTGATATTTTCAATGACCTTTAGCGGGTTTTCCCCGTAGCGGACAACAGCCACACCACCCACAACTTCCGCACCGCCTTTATCCAAGGCACCACGGCGTAAGGCTGGACCTTCGGTTACGCGGGCTACATCGCGTACGTAGATGGGGATGTTGTTGACCACTTTGACTACCGAACTTTCAATGTCGGACAGTTCTTTGATAAAACCGATGCCGCGGATAACGTATTCTGCGTTGTTTATTTCAATGGTCCGTGCGCCCACATCGAGGTTGGACATTTTTACTGCCCGGTAGACGTCGTTGAGCGTCACCTTGGCAGCACGCATAGCGTTCGGGTCAACATCAATCTGGTACTCTTTGACGAAACCGCCCACAGAAGCCACTTCACTGACCCCGTCAGCCGAAAGCAAGGCATAGCGGACGTACCAATCCTGTACGGATCGCAGTTCATCGAGGTCCCACCCACCGGAGGGATTGCCCTGCGGATCGCGCCCTTCGATTGTGTACCAATAGACTTGTCCCAGCGCGGTTGCGTCCGGGCCGAGGGCTGGCTTCACATTGGCTGGCAACGTTCCGGCAGGCAGGCTGTTTAATTTCTCAATGAGCCGGGAACGCGACCAATAGAAATCTACATCCTCATTAAAGATGACGTAAATGGTGGAGAAACCGAACATGGAGTAGCTGCGGACCGTCTTTACTCCGGGAATTCCGAGCAGAGCGACAGTAAGCGGATAGCTGATCTGGTCTTCCACATCCTGCGGTGACCGGCCCATCCACTGGGTAAAAATGATCTGCTGATTCTCACCAATATCCGGAATGGCATCCACCGGAACCGGAGAGCGGTCAATTCCGTCTATGTCCCAGTTGAAAGGAGCAGTGAAGATTCCGCCGCCGATGACCATAAGCAGCACAATTGCCACGATGAGCTTTTGCTCAAGGCAGAAAAGAATGGTCTTTTCAGTGAAAGACTTCGGTTCGGGATGGTCCATATCTTGAGTGCTATTTTCGCTCATATCGTTTTCCAAACCTTATTCCCCGGCCTTGAGCTGGCGTTCCACTTCCCCGCATTGAAGCATGGCTTCACCAAAGTAGGGATTGCGGATGTCCTCGTCAGATTGCAGCCACTTGGCTCCTTTGAAATCAAATGCCATGGGGCAGGATATTTCATACACGGGTTTGGCGGACTTGATGCCAAGCTTTTCCACCGCGTCGATCATGCCGTAGGAAAGCGGTTCCAGTCCGGCTCGAACTCCGACAATATCCTTGGCGTTACGGATGGCGGACATGCCGTCATTGATGTTTTTAAGCGCATCCATCCAGACTTTATGAGCATCAGCGGATAGGGATGTGTGGTCGATTTTTTTCAGTTCTTCCGCCATGAGTGCTGCCTGTTTCTGGGCGTTTCGCAGGTTGTCGGCTGCGAGAGCTTCACTGAAAGCGGAATAGGATATGAAGACTTTACCGAGTTGTACTTGGAAGGCTTCTGGGGCTTCTGATCTGTTTGCTGAATTTGCAGCAAGTGCAGATACTCCAAAGGCTGTATTCAGACGTTTGAAATGATTTTCCGCCTCAGCTGTGATTGATTTAAGCCTGCGCGCATCGTTTACCCCGCTGCCAAGCACAGCATCGTTTCTGAGCAGCATGGAAAGCTCTTTCCATATAAGGGATGCGTCCCCTTTAAGGCCGGAGCTGTCTATTTTTCCAAGACTGTCAAAGAAAGTGGAAAATTGTTTGCGGCTGTTCTCAAGGTCACCCGATTTAGCGGTTTCCATGAGTGAATCGAATTTCTTTTTCAGGAAGACCAGCTTTGATGCAAATATGGGTGGCAGAGTGTGGTTCGGCTTATCTGCCTGTTTCATGTTTTCCATGGCATCAGAATCATCTCCGTGGTCATGAGTAATGGGCTTCACGCCACTTTCAGGATTCATCATGCTGGGCTTGGCAATGATTTGGATGGCACTGTCTATTTTGAAGTTACCTTTGGTGACGACCTCTTCACCTTCATTAAGCCCGTACTTAACAACGTAAAAGTTCCCGGCCTTGGGACCGAGCACTATCTCACGCCCTTCGAAAACGCCTTCCTTTCCGGGCACGGCAATGTAAACCACTGCCCGTTTACCGGTTATAAGCGGAGCCGAGGCAGGGATTACCAATTCTTTCTCAGCTTGTTTTTCTTCCTTGTTTACCGCCCGGACAAACATTCCCGGCTTGAGCTTCAGTCCCTTGTTGGGGACTTCCAGACGGACTCTGACAGTGCGTGTTTTTTCATTAACCATCGGGTCTATGTAGACAACTTTTCCTTCAAAATTTTTACCGGGGTAAGCCTCAGTGCTGAAAGTCATTTTCATGCCCATTTTGATCCACGGGAGATCGGATTCATAGGCTTCAAGGATTACCCAGACCCGTGAGAGATCGGCAATGGTGTAGATCGGGGTTCCTGTTTTGACGTAAACACCCTCGACCACATCCTTTTTGATAACGATACCGCTCATGGGCGAGTAGAGGGTGATGTGTTCGGCAGCTTTTCCGCGTTTAACTATGTTTGCTATCTGGCTTTTGGAAAGTCCCAGCAAGCGCAGTTTTTCCCGAGCAGCCTGCTCGGTGCGGACGGCGGTGTCCTTAACCACTTTCAAGGAGCTGCCTCTCAAGGCTGATTTGGCTTTGACGGACTGAATCAGTTCTGCCTGTGCGGTAAGCAATTCCGGGCTGTAAATGGAAGCCGTAGCTTGTCCTTTGCGTACCGAGCTTCCAGTATAATCGATGTAAAGTTTATCAATGCGTCCCCCTGTCCATGCGGTGATGGTCCCAATGCGGGTTTCATCATAATCAACTTTGCCCATCATACGGGTTTCGACATTTACGCTCTGTCTTTCTACCGGGGTAGTAGCTATTCCGGCGAGCTTACGGGCGGATGAGGTCAGACTGATCTGGCGCAGGCTGATTGCCTCATCGCCAGACTTGCCGCCTTTTTCAAGCGGGATAAGATCCATAAAGCACAAGGGGCATTTGCCCGGTTCCGGCAACTGGATTTGAGGATGCATAGAGCAGGTCCAGACCACTTCTCCGGTTTCAGTTACCGTGGCTTCAAGGCCGTGCTCTGCGTGTTCTGCAACAACGGCCTTTTCAGTGTGCTTCCCTTCAGAACCTGAGAAGAAATAGCCTGCTGCAAAGGCGATAATGGCAACAAGGGTGACTGGGATCAGGACTTTTTTGATATCCGTAAATTTGCTCATGGTAAGTCCGTTTAATTCTTTTCAGGGATAGAAATTTTTGATTGCGGTAAAGTCTGCCCGTGGATGGTGCAGGGAATTTCCCGACCGACCAGATATTCGATTGTAGCTACCCGCTTGGCCTGCTCTGCCAAAGCCTGAAAATAGGCCAGCTGAAATTCAATTAGGGTCCGCTCTGCATCAATCAGGTCACTTGAAGTAGCCGTGCCGGACTGAAAGGCTTCAATGGAAACGCCAAGGGATTGTTCAGCTTTTGGTGTCAGGTTATCCCGGTAAAGGCTGACTTTGCGGATGGCATCCTGATATTTGTAGATTTCCAATTCCAGATCAGCAGTCAGGTTGCGTTCGAGGCCAGCCCTTTTGCGGGAAGCTGATTTGACCTTGTTTTCAGCTTCACTTAACTGCGCATCCTGCTTGTTCATCCAGATAGGCAGATTCACGGACATTCCGGTGACTATCGGGTCGCGGTCTTCGTTAGTTACATTGGGAGTTCTTGATTCGCCTGTTTGGATGTATTCAACGCCGAAAGTGAAGTCTGGGTAATAATCCTTTTTAGCCAGCTCTACCGATATCTTTTCTCTATCAACAGAATGATCCAGCTCTCTTAAGCGTGGGTTCCCGTTCTTGAAATCATTTTTCAATTCATCAGAAGACATGCCTATTTCCATCACTGGGATTGATTTGGGAAAAGGTAGTGTCTGGTCGTCTACCCTGTTCATGGCCGCGAGGAGTTTTGCCACTGTCGGTCCTTTACGTTCTTCCAGTGAGCGCAAACGCTCTTCAAGTTTACCCAGCTCGACCTGTGTCTTGATTACCCCGTCGTAAGCTCCGGCTCCGGTGGAATAGCGGGCGCGGGCCACGCTTTCGAGGTATTTCATCAGTTCAATATTTTCACGGGTGATGCGGATAGCCTGTGCGAGGTAGGCATAATCGTAATAGATTTTCTTTACTTCGCTGAATATTTTAAGCTTAAGATTATCAAACTTGGCCTTCTTGATGTCAGCATCGCGCAGGGCCTGTTCTCCTTTGAGGTCGAGCTTGCCGAACCATGGCAGGGCCTGGCTTAATCCGTATTTGAATTCCTGCGGTCCGGTGCGTGTTTCCACGGGCTGGATAAACCATGCAAAACTGAATCTGGGGTCAGGCAGGCTGGAGAC of the Marinifilum sp. JC120 genome contains:
- a CDS encoding efflux RND transporter periplasmic adaptor subunit, with protein sequence MSKFTDIKKVLIPVTLVAIIAFAAGYFFSGSEGKHTEKAVVAEHAEHGLEATVTETGEVVWTCSMHPQIQLPEPGKCPLCFMDLIPLEKGGKSGDEAISLRQISLTSSARKLAGIATTPVERQSVNVETRMMGKVDYDETRIGTITAWTGGRIDKLYIDYTGSSVRKGQATASIYSPELLTAQAELIQSVKAKSALRGSSLKVVKDTAVRTEQAAREKLRLLGLSKSQIANIVKRGKAAEHITLYSPMSGIVIKKDVVEGVYVKTGTPIYTIADLSRVWVILEAYESDLPWIKMGMKMTFSTEAYPGKNFEGKVVYIDPMVNEKTRTVRVRLEVPNKGLKLKPGMFVRAVNKEEKQAEKELVIPASAPLITGKRAVVYIAVPGKEGVFEGREIVLGPKAGNFYVVKYGLNEGEEVVTKGNFKIDSAIQIIAKPSMMNPESGVKPITHDHGDDSDAMENMKQADKPNHTLPPIFASKLVFLKKKFDSLMETAKSGDLENSRKQFSTFFDSLGKIDSSGLKGDASLIWKELSMLLRNDAVLGSGVNDARRLKSITAEAENHFKRLNTAFGVSALAANSANRSEAPEAFQVQLGKVFISYSAFSEALAADNLRNAQKQAALMAEELKKIDHTSLSADAHKVWMDALKNINDGMSAIRNAKDIVGVRAGLEPLSYGMIDAVEKLGIKSAKPVYEISCPMAFDFKGAKWLQSDEDIRNPYFGEAMLQCGEVERQLKAGE
- a CDS encoding TolC family protein, whose translation is MAQASITKYMLIILFSAFIFIQSIPVFAQNTTTNSTQSIHATHDELKELSTYLVDAARNNDDLYAAFYNWKAALQREASVSSLPDPRFSFAWFIQPVETRTGPQEFKYGLSQALPWFGKLDLKGEQALRDADIKKAKFDNLKLKIFSEVKKIYYDYAYLAQAIRITRENIELMKYLESVARARYSTGAGAYDGVIKTQVELGKLEERLRSLEERKGPTVAKLLAAMNRVDDQTLPFPKSIPVMEIGMSSDELKNDFKNGNPRLRELDHSVDREKISVELAKKDYYPDFTFGVEYIQTGESRTPNVTNEDRDPIVTGMSVNLPIWMNKQDAQLSEAENKVKSASRKRAGLERNLTADLELEIYKYQDAIRKVSLYRDNLTPKAEQSLGVSIEAFQSGTATSSDLIDAERTLIEFQLAYFQALAEQAKRVATIEYLVGREIPCTIHGQTLPQSKISIPEKN
- a CDS encoding efflux RND transporter permease subunit encodes the protein MSENSTQDMDHPEPKSFTEKTILFCLEQKLIVAIVLLMVIGGGIFTAPFNWDIDGIDRSPVPVDAIPDIGENQQIIFTQWMGRSPQDVEDQISYPLTVALLGIPGVKTVRSYSMFGFSTIYVIFNEDVDFYWSRSRLIEKLNSLPAGTLPANVKPALGPDATALGQVYWYTIEGRDPQGNPSGGWDLDELRSVQDWYVRYALLSADGVSEVASVGGFVKEYQIDVDPNAMRAAKVTLNDVYRAVKMSNLDVGARTIEINNAEYVIRGIGFIKELSDIESSVVKVVNNIPIYVRDVARVTEGPALRRGALDKGGAEVVGGVAVVRYGENPLKVIENIKDKIKDISPGLPSKILPDGTESKLTIVPFYDRSGLIHETLGTLNTALTEEILITIIVVLIAVIHLKSSLLISSLLPLAVLMCFIGMRVFKVDANIVALSGIAIAIGTMVDMGIIICENILKKIEQGKEGVSRLKLVYEGTAEVGSAVMTAVATTIVSFMPVFAMDGAEGKLFKPLAYTKTFALLASIIVALTILPPMAELLFTTRKKFLKSRRTYITAGLYLLCGIAVSMLLKWWAGLFFIYVGIKHLALPFVPEKFHKYANYAETWIIVLMVAYVLTKSWLPLGPEKGMSNNYLFVALIIGGLMLFFYLFRRGYPRMLGWCLNHKLLFLSLPTIVVTLGLSIWLGFANLTGFLPDSIKSSSPYVNLAHVFPGLGKEFMPDLDEGAFLFMPTTMPHASIGEAMDVLRKQDMMIQSIPEVDSAVGKLGRAETPLDPAPISMIETVINYKSEYLVDQSGERLRFKFDPDQNDFFRNIGGKLVPANDGYPYLVQGYFERDDNGKLIPDPDGKPYRIWRPALNPGLNPDRKAWKGIKSPNDIWDEIVKAAEVPGVTSAPKLQPIAARIVMLQSGMRAPMGIKVKGPDLQTLEKVALDLERLLKQVGSVQPEAVIADRIVGKPYLEIIIDREAIARHGVMLSQVQDVIEIAVGGKVVTTTVEGRERYPVRVRYLRELRDNIDAINNILVSASGGEQIPLSQLAEIKYVRGPQVIKSEDTFLVGYVLFDKRPGFAEVDVVEQAQSFLESKIKSGELIIPAGVSYEFAGSYENQIRAQKKLAVILPLALLFIVLILYLQFKSIATTLMVFSGIFVAWSGGFLMVWLYGQPWFMDFTMFGTDMRELFQVSPINLSVAIWVGFLALFGIASDDGVIMATYLDESKKGRKMESVVEIRQAIIYGAQRRIRPALMTSATTILALLPILTSTGRGSDIMVPMAIPSFGGMTIAILTVFVVPVLYCGVEEMKLWSKI